In Romeriopsis navalis LEGE 11480, a genomic segment contains:
- a CDS encoding histidine phosphatase family protein, with amino-acid sequence MTDALKLLFIRHAQSTGNLERRMQGHGDYPLTNRGRSQTRQLAERLRTENCVPTAIYTSPLKRTVQTAEILCNAFASERLVEFSVHYVPELAEFQNGVFQGLTWDEAKAQYPDLCHQLETHHDWIAIPEAETLQDARDRAQTILNHILTNYQNGDCVWLVSHSWIMQHLISELLGSPRSWRLRVQNTAIFEFWIDQSRWHRSDINQLNTDLWQIVRFNDVSHLDCD; translated from the coding sequence ATGACTGATGCCCTGAAGCTGCTGTTTATCCGTCACGCCCAATCGACCGGGAATCTCGAACGTCGAATGCAGGGGCATGGGGACTATCCATTGACTAATCGTGGGCGATCGCAGACGCGCCAGTTGGCTGAGCGGCTCCGAACGGAGAATTGTGTGCCGACCGCGATCTATACCAGCCCGCTCAAACGCACTGTTCAAACAGCGGAAATTCTGTGTAATGCCTTTGCCTCAGAGCGGCTAGTCGAGTTTTCAGTGCACTATGTGCCGGAGTTAGCCGAATTTCAGAATGGTGTTTTTCAGGGCTTAACCTGGGACGAAGCGAAGGCGCAGTATCCTGACCTGTGCCATCAGTTGGAAACCCATCACGATTGGATTGCGATTCCTGAAGCCGAAACGTTGCAAGATGCCCGCGATCGCGCTCAAACAATCCTCAATCACATTCTGACGAACTATCAGAATGGTGATTGTGTCTGGCTTGTCAGCCACAGTTGGATTATGCAGCATTTGATTTCGGAACTGTTGGGTAGCCCGCGCTCATGGCGACTAAGGGTGCAGAATACGGCGATTTTTGAGTTTTGGATTGATCAGTCGCGCTGGCATCGATCGGATATCAATCAACTCAATACAGATCTATGGCAGATAGTTCGATTTAATGATGTGAGTCATCTTGATTGTGACTAA
- a CDS encoding NAD(P)H-quinone oxidoreductase subunit M, with product MMSKSTTRHIHIFSAEVKDNELVPSDSVLTLDIDPDNELIWPDDAIQKIYRKFDELVESFSGAELTDYNLRRIGSDLEHLVRSMLMKGEVSYNLNCRTVNYSMGLPKVDEEQNKFQVQ from the coding sequence ATGATGTCCAAGTCTACAACCCGTCATATCCATATCTTCTCCGCTGAGGTGAAGGATAACGAGTTAGTCCCCAGTGATTCGGTCTTAACCCTCGATATTGACCCGGATAATGAGCTGATCTGGCCTGATGATGCAATTCAGAAGATTTATCGGAAATTTGACGAATTAGTCGAGAGCTTTAGTGGCGCCGAGTTGACTGACTATAACTTGCGCCGCATTGGGTCTGACTTGGAGCATTTAGTGCGATCGATGCTGATGAAAGGTGAGGTGTCCTACAACCTCAACTGTCGCACGGTCAACTACAGTATGGGCTTACCGAAAGTGGACGAAGAACAGAACAAATTTCAGGTGCAATAG